A DNA window from Litorivicinus lipolyticus contains the following coding sequences:
- the trmB gene encoding tRNA (guanosine(46)-N7)-methyltransferase TrmB codes for MTDNQELSHRRIRSFVVRAGRMTPGQIQALETHWQRYGLDLNGGMIDWPAGPRVLELGFGMGASLLQQAQDAPDSQFVGIEVHPPGVGRLLSQASDADVGNLRVFKDDGIEVLNQCIADASVDRFQLYFPDPWHKKRHNKRRIVQPAFAAQVRAKLKPGGLLHMATDWEPYAEHMLAVMQAAPGYRNTVADFAPKPDWRPVTKFQTRGEKLGHGVWDLIFEAI; via the coding sequence ATGACCGACAACCAAGAGCTTAGCCACCGCCGTATCCGCTCGTTTGTGGTGCGTGCTGGGCGTATGACCCCCGGCCAGATTCAGGCGCTGGAAACCCATTGGCAGCGCTACGGCTTGGACTTGAACGGCGGCATGATCGATTGGCCGGCCGGGCCGCGCGTGCTTGAACTGGGTTTTGGCATGGGTGCCTCGTTGCTGCAACAGGCGCAGGACGCACCGGACTCGCAGTTTGTCGGCATTGAAGTGCATCCGCCCGGTGTCGGGCGCTTGCTGTCGCAGGCCTCGGACGCGGACGTTGGCAATCTGAGGGTGTTCAAGGACGATGGCATCGAAGTGCTGAACCAGTGCATTGCCGACGCCAGTGTCGATCGTTTCCAGCTGTACTTCCCGGATCCATGGCATAAAAAGCGCCACAACAAACGGCGCATCGTGCAGCCGGCGTTTGCAGCGCAGGTGCGAGCCAAGCTCAAGCCCGGTGGACTGCTGCATATGGCCACCGACTGGGAGCCCTATGCCGAGCACATGTTAGCCGTCATGCAGGCCGCGCCCGGTTATCGCAATACGGTTGCGGACTTCGCGCCGAAACCGGATTGGCGCCCGGTGACCAAGTTTCAGACGCGCGGCGAGAAGCTCGGCCATGGCGTTTGGGACCTGATCTTCGAAGCGATCTAG
- the rsmD gene encoding 16S rRNA (guanine(966)-N(2))-methyltransferase RsmD, giving the protein MANPVNLRIIAGTHRGRRIQVPEREGLRPTPSRVRETLFNWLQGWLDGARVLDAFAGTGALGLEALSRGAAHLDAIEQDKRLAAALSQTLIDWDLANGHCQRGSGLSAALNGPYDLVFLDPPFRQGLLEPALERIRPVLAADALVAIEHEPDWTLPGGWSVMKSTRAGQEHLKLIEPA; this is encoded by the coding sequence GTGGCAAACCCCGTAAACCTTCGCATCATCGCCGGCACTCACCGTGGCCGGCGCATCCAGGTACCCGAGCGCGAGGGCCTGCGCCCGACCCCGAGCCGCGTCCGCGAGACCTTATTTAACTGGCTTCAGGGCTGGCTCGACGGCGCCCGCGTGCTGGACGCCTTTGCCGGCACCGGCGCCCTTGGGCTGGAAGCCTTGTCCCGGGGGGCGGCGCACCTGGACGCCATCGAACAGGACAAACGTTTGGCCGCGGCGCTGAGTCAAACCCTGATCGACTGGGACCTTGCGAACGGCCACTGCCAACGCGGCAGCGGACTCAGCGCCGCGCTGAACGGGCCGTATGACCTGGTCTTTTTGGACCCCCCTTTTCGACAAGGCCTGCTGGAACCGGCGCTGGAGCGCATCCGCCCTGTATTGGCCGCGGACGCCTTGGTGGCGATTGAACACGAGCCGGACTGGACCTTGCCCGGCGGCTGGAGCGTGATGAAATCGACCCGCGCCGGCCAAGAGCATTTAAAGCTAATCGAGCCGGCATGA
- the rdgB gene encoding RdgB/HAM1 family non-canonical purine NTP pyrophosphatase, producing MIEWVIASGNAGKLREFSGLLGPFNIQTRPMSDFDVAGADETGLSFVENALLKARHVAAATGRPALADDSGIAVDALDGAPGIHSARYAGAHGNDGGNLVKLLADMQGQNNRAAQFICVLAVCKSATDPMPLIAQGIWRGQLLDAPAGDGGFGYDPIFQPDGLDVSAAQLSGAEKSAISHRALAVASLKRQLLG from the coding sequence ATGATTGAATGGGTCATCGCCAGCGGCAATGCCGGCAAATTACGCGAGTTTTCTGGCTTGTTGGGGCCATTTAACATCCAGACACGGCCGATGTCGGACTTTGACGTCGCCGGCGCCGACGAAACCGGCCTCAGCTTTGTCGAAAATGCCCTGCTTAAGGCGCGCCACGTGGCAGCGGCCACCGGACGCCCGGCCCTTGCAGATGATTCCGGCATCGCGGTCGATGCCTTGGACGGCGCCCCGGGTATTCATTCGGCCCGTTACGCCGGCGCCCACGGCAACGACGGCGGCAATCTGGTCAAGCTGCTGGCGGACATGCAGGGCCAAAACAACCGCGCCGCCCAGTTCATCTGTGTGTTGGCGGTGTGCAAAAGCGCCACCGACCCCATGCCGCTGATTGCCCAGGGCATCTGGCGTGGTCAATTGCTGGACGCCCCGGCCGGCGACGGCGGTTTCGGCTACGACCCCATTTTCCAACCCGACGGCCTCGACGTCAGCGCAGCCCAACTCAGTGGCGCTGAAAAAAGTGCGATCAGTCATCGAGCCCTCGCCGTAGCCAGCCTAAAGCGCCAGCTACTTGGCTGA
- the metW gene encoding methionine biosynthesis protein MetW, giving the protein MRSSLQQVIHWVQPGARVLDLGCGDGTLMAHLMAHKACTGYGLEIDRDCIISAVSKGVNAIEQNLDEGLSMFGDKTFDTVIMTQALQATQRPDLALAEMLRIGQEAIITFPNFAHISHRIQLGILGRMPVSKALPHQWYDTPNIHLSTFKDFERLCHEQGADIIERQVMTRTGLGQTLARLRPNLLGDLALYRVRGKTR; this is encoded by the coding sequence ATGAGGTCATCCCTGCAGCAAGTGATTCACTGGGTACAACCCGGTGCACGGGTGCTCGACTTGGGCTGTGGCGATGGCACCTTGATGGCCCACCTGATGGCCCATAAGGCCTGCACCGGCTATGGCTTGGAAATTGATCGCGACTGCATCATCAGCGCGGTCAGCAAAGGCGTCAACGCGATCGAACAAAACCTGGATGAGGGCCTGTCGATGTTCGGTGACAAGACCTTTGACACCGTGATCATGACCCAGGCCTTGCAAGCGACCCAGCGCCCGGACCTGGCATTGGCCGAAATGCTCCGAATCGGTCAAGAAGCGATCATCACCTTTCCCAACTTTGCCCACATCAGCCACCGCATCCAGCTCGGCATTTTGGGTCGCATGCCGGTCAGTAAAGCGCTGCCGCACCAGTGGTATGACACCCCCAACATTCACCTATCCACCTTCAAAGATTTCGAGCGCCTATGCCACGAGCAAGGCGCCGACATTATCGAACGCCAAGTGATGACACGGACCGGACTTGGACAAACCCTGGCGCGCCTGCGACCCAACCTACTGGGCGATTTGGCGCTTTACCGTGTACGAGGCAAAACCCGATGA
- the ftsY gene encoding signal recognition particle-docking protein FtsY gives MESWVAVMEQGWPYAVGLLAGAVVLALIVRASKKMDAPSEPALKTVPAAKVAVAPKAVDASADPASEAPVDAADPVDLATVSPVSLGERLKTGLSRTRGAFAGLGAVLQGDFTDELEEELEEILLTSDLGMQASTEVMARLRVRVERDGLKGDGIRDALKAVLLDIIAPCEAAFEPGPGTNVVMMVGINGAGKTTTLGKLAAQHKACGRSVTLAAGDTFRAAAVEQLKAWADRAGVPVIAQDTGADSASVIFDALASARAKDQDILLADTAGRLQNKDHLMDELSKVVRVLKKQDANAPHEVLLVLDAGTGQNAISQAELFTRAVGVTGIVLTKLDGTAKGGVAFAIALKFGLPIRYIGVGEGIEDLQAFSAQAFVDALFEPANA, from the coding sequence TTGGAATCTTGGGTGGCGGTGATGGAGCAAGGCTGGCCTTATGCGGTAGGCCTGCTCGCGGGTGCGGTGGTACTGGCGTTGATTGTGCGTGCCAGCAAGAAAATGGACGCCCCAAGCGAGCCGGCGCTCAAGACTGTGCCTGCCGCCAAGGTTGCGGTTGCACCCAAGGCCGTCGATGCCTCAGCGGATCCGGCTTCTGAGGCGCCGGTCGATGCGGCTGACCCAGTCGATTTGGCGACGGTCTCGCCGGTCAGCTTAGGCGAGCGCCTAAAAACCGGACTTTCGCGCACCCGCGGTGCCTTTGCCGGCCTCGGTGCGGTGCTACAAGGGGACTTCACGGACGAGCTGGAAGAAGAGCTCGAAGAAATTCTGCTGACCTCGGATTTGGGCATGCAGGCGAGCACGGAAGTGATGGCGCGCTTGCGCGTTCGCGTCGAGCGCGACGGCCTCAAAGGTGACGGCATCCGCGATGCGCTCAAGGCGGTGCTGTTGGACATTATTGCCCCCTGCGAGGCGGCGTTCGAGCCCGGCCCCGGCACCAACGTGGTGATGATGGTCGGCATCAATGGCGCCGGCAAGACCACCACCTTGGGCAAGCTCGCCGCCCAGCACAAAGCCTGCGGCCGCAGCGTCACCTTGGCCGCCGGAGACACCTTTCGCGCAGCCGCGGTCGAGCAGCTCAAAGCCTGGGCCGATCGCGCCGGCGTACCGGTGATCGCACAGGACACGGGGGCCGATAGCGCCTCGGTCATTTTCGACGCCTTGGCCAGCGCGCGCGCCAAGGACCAAGACATTTTACTGGCCGATACGGCAGGCCGCCTTCAAAACAAAGACCACCTGATGGACGAGCTGTCAAAGGTCGTTCGGGTGCTCAAAAAGCAAGACGCCAACGCGCCCCACGAGGTACTGCTGGTGCTGGACGCGGGCACCGGCCAGAACGCTATTTCCCAGGCCGAATTATTCACCCGAGCGGTCGGCGTCACCGGTATCGTGTTGACCAAGCTGGATGGCACTGCCAAGGGTGGCGTGGCCTTTGCTATCGCCCTGAAATTTGGCCTCCCGATTCGCTATATCGGCGTCGGTGAGGGCATCGAGGACTTGCAGGCGTTCAGCGCCCAAGCCTTTGTTGATGCACTGTTTGAACCGGCGAACGCCTAG
- a CDS encoding YggT family protein — translation MSQALIGPLNSVFSLIVFFLVLRLVLQAVQANYYNPICQGINKLSAPLLAPTARLIPDVGPISLNTLVIAVALQALFAGGLAYAVYGQVLPLVMLVLWSLLSVIGMVIKLFFFALIIMIILSWVAPQADHPGAELVWQLTEPLMAPVRKVMPDLGGLDLSPIVVFLLIQMFQGSVLAGLARALQMPTSLFMGL, via the coding sequence ATGTCACAGGCACTGATTGGCCCACTCAATAGCGTGTTCAGCCTGATCGTATTTTTCTTGGTCCTGCGATTAGTCCTGCAAGCGGTCCAGGCCAATTACTACAACCCGATCTGTCAGGGCATTAACAAACTCAGCGCGCCGCTGCTGGCGCCGACAGCACGCCTGATTCCGGATGTCGGCCCGATCAGCCTAAACACCCTGGTCATCGCGGTGGCCTTGCAAGCGCTGTTCGCCGGTGGCCTGGCCTACGCCGTTTACGGGCAAGTGCTGCCACTGGTGATGCTGGTGCTGTGGTCACTACTGTCGGTCATCGGCATGGTTATCAAGCTGTTTTTCTTTGCCCTGATTATCATGATCATCCTGTCGTGGGTGGCGCCCCAGGCCGACCACCCCGGCGCCGAGCTGGTATGGCAATTGACCGAACCGCTGATGGCGCCGGTGCGCAAGGTGATGCCCGACCTGGGCGGGTTGGATTTGTCACCGATCGTGGTGTTTTTGCTTATTCAAATGTTCCAAGGCAGCGTGCTGGCCGGTCTGGCACGCGCGCTACAGATGCCAACGTCACTGTTTATGGGCCTGTAG
- the ftsE gene encoding cell division ATP-binding protein FtsE yields the protein MIEFQNVSKRYGARVALDDVSFRLDPGEMSFLVGHSGAGKSTLLRQLICLEAPTEGRVLVGNFDLRRLTAEQLPIYRRKVGVVFQDPQLLMDRSVYDNVALPLQASGFDRKAIPHRVEAALQQVDLSELAGVLPTALSSGQRQRVGIARAVVHRPALLLADEPTGNLDPDLSKKIMKLFTQFRNHGVTVLIATHEQALVESQPFRVLRLDGGRLVEGQ from the coding sequence ATGATCGAGTTTCAAAATGTCAGCAAGCGTTACGGCGCACGGGTTGCGCTGGATGACGTGAGCTTTCGTTTGGATCCGGGCGAGATGTCGTTTTTGGTCGGCCACAGTGGCGCCGGAAAATCGACTTTGCTGCGCCAATTGATTTGCCTTGAAGCGCCGACCGAGGGGCGGGTGTTGGTCGGTAACTTTGACTTGCGCCGGCTGACTGCGGAGCAACTGCCGATTTATCGGCGCAAGGTCGGGGTCGTTTTTCAGGATCCGCAGCTGCTGATGGATCGCTCGGTGTATGACAACGTAGCGTTGCCGCTGCAGGCCTCGGGCTTTGATCGCAAGGCCATCCCGCACCGGGTCGAGGCGGCACTGCAGCAGGTTGACCTCAGCGAACTGGCCGGTGTGTTGCCGACCGCGCTGTCCAGCGGCCAACGCCAGCGCGTTGGCATCGCCCGGGCCGTGGTGCATCGACCGGCATTGCTGCTGGCGGACGAGCCGACCGGTAACTTGGATCCGGACCTGTCGAAAAAAATCATGAAGTTGTTTACCCAGTTTCGTAACCATGGAGTCACGGTGTTGATCGCGACTCACGAGCAAGCGCTGGTGGAAAGTCAGCCGTTTCGAGTCCTGCGCTTGGATGGCGGCCGGCTGGTGGAAGGCCAATGA
- the hemW gene encoding radical SAM family heme chaperone HemW, with product MADFGVYVHLPWCERKCPYCDFNSHERSDIPERAYVDALLADLAQDAQFVERPRPITSVFFGGGTPSLFSPTAIGRIIDGLGRELGFADDVEITLEANPGSSEARKFAGFRSAGVNRLSLGIQSFHAGALSALGRIHDPAQARAAIEAARSAGFDNFNIDLMHGLPGQRVSDAAADLMEGLSFGPTHLSWYQLTIEPNTAFYSAPPPLPPEDDLADIQDMGWAMLAEHGFEHYEVSAFSQQGRASRHNLTYWQFDDYLGIGAGAHGKLTRSGGVERSQKTRMPDAYMQGRAASFKAVAADELAFQFMLNRLRLRAGCEETEFSRQTGQSLASIAKPLARARELGLMHPTRLQASDRGWLFLNNLTALFLPD from the coding sequence TTGGCTGATTTTGGCGTCTATGTGCACCTGCCGTGGTGCGAGCGCAAGTGCCCCTACTGCGACTTTAATAGCCACGAGCGCAGTGACATCCCAGAGCGCGCCTACGTCGACGCGTTGCTAGCGGACCTGGCCCAGGATGCGCAGTTCGTCGAACGCCCACGCCCGATCACCTCGGTGTTTTTTGGCGGCGGCACCCCCTCGTTGTTCTCGCCCACCGCGATCGGTCGGATCATCGACGGTTTGGGCCGCGAACTGGGGTTCGCCGACGACGTCGAAATCACCCTGGAAGCCAATCCCGGGTCCAGCGAAGCGCGCAAGTTCGCCGGCTTTCGCAGTGCCGGGGTCAACCGACTGTCGTTGGGTATCCAAAGTTTCCACGCCGGCGCCCTCAGTGCGCTCGGCCGGATCCACGACCCCGCCCAGGCGCGCGCCGCCATCGAGGCCGCCCGCAGTGCCGGGTTCGATAACTTCAACATTGACCTGATGCATGGCCTGCCAGGCCAACGTGTCAGCGACGCCGCCGCTGACTTGATGGAAGGGCTGTCATTTGGCCCGACTCACCTGTCGTGGTACCAGCTGACGATTGAGCCGAACACCGCCTTTTACAGCGCACCACCACCGCTGCCGCCAGAGGATGACCTGGCCGACATCCAAGACATGGGTTGGGCGATGTTAGCCGAGCACGGGTTTGAGCATTACGAGGTGTCGGCCTTTAGCCAGCAAGGCCGGGCATCGCGGCACAACCTGACCTATTGGCAGTTTGACGATTACTTGGGTATCGGAGCCGGCGCCCATGGCAAGTTAACCCGCAGCGGCGGTGTCGAGCGCAGCCAAAAAACGCGCATGCCGGATGCCTATATGCAGGGGCGCGCGGCATCATTCAAAGCGGTCGCGGCGGACGAGCTGGCGTTCCAGTTCATGCTCAACCGGTTGCGGCTGCGGGCCGGCTGCGAAGAAACGGAGTTTAGCCGCCAAACAGGCCAGTCGTTGGCCTCCATTGCAAAGCCCTTGGCACGCGCCCGCGAGCTTGGGCTGATGCACCCGACACGGTTACAAGCGAGTGACCGTGGTTGGCTGTTTTTGAACAACCTCACGGCACTGTTTTTACCCGACTAG
- a CDS encoding cell division protein FtsX: protein MSISIHGGYHAHWEAMQDAIRRLRNDPIRHSVGVLVMAIMLALPGVSWVALRGLDLLIPAEALTPGVSVFIQKDADEAGLDALADRLNLEAGVFLVELVSADRGLQALSELAGLTELSGAFEQNPLPNVLRVLLDPDAPVERARGLALQLESDPLVEFVRIDQGISVEMRNALVLGQRLVMVLAVMVVSAIVLVVTGATRIEVTRARAEIALVDLVGGTMRYARRPFIYMGLLQGAAGGLLAAGFVWLGAELVGAPLSRLVVLYGDTGSAIGADAGDLLLPLLVGTLLGGLGARLAARTQSIAFS, encoded by the coding sequence ATGAGTATCAGTATTCACGGTGGCTACCATGCCCACTGGGAGGCTATGCAAGACGCGATCCGACGCCTGCGTAACGACCCGATTCGCCACAGCGTCGGGGTGCTGGTGATGGCCATCATGCTGGCGTTGCCTGGGGTGTCGTGGGTGGCCTTGCGCGGTTTGGACTTGCTGATCCCGGCTGAGGCGCTGACCCCGGGGGTTTCGGTATTCATTCAAAAGGATGCTGACGAGGCGGGGCTGGACGCGCTGGCGGACCGATTAAACCTTGAGGCTGGGGTGTTTTTGGTCGAGTTGGTCAGTGCCGATCGCGGGCTGCAGGCCCTTAGCGAACTCGCAGGGCTGACTGAATTGAGCGGCGCGTTCGAACAAAATCCCTTGCCCAACGTGTTGCGCGTGTTGCTGGACCCGGATGCCCCGGTCGAGCGGGCGCGTGGGTTGGCGTTGCAACTGGAAAGCGATCCCCTGGTCGAGTTTGTTCGTATCGACCAGGGTATCAGCGTAGAAATGCGTAACGCCCTGGTGCTGGGCCAGCGCTTGGTCATGGTGTTGGCGGTGATGGTGGTGTCAGCGATCGTGCTGGTGGTGACCGGTGCGACTCGTATCGAGGTGACCCGCGCGCGCGCCGAAATTGCCCTCGTCGATTTGGTTGGCGGGACCATGCGTTATGCGCGTCGCCCATTCATCTATATGGGCTTGCTTCAGGGCGCCGCTGGTGGCTTGCTGGCGGCGGGCTTTGTCTGGTTGGGTGCCGAGCTGGTCGGCGCGCCGTTATCGCGGCTGGTGGTGCTGTACGGCGATACCGGCAGTGCGATTGGCGCCGACGCCGGTGATTTGCTGTTGCCGTTGTTAGTCGGCACTTTATTAGGCGGTTTGGGCGCGCGTTTGGCGGCACGCACCCAGAGCATCGCGTTTTCCTGA
- a CDS encoding DUF4426 domain-containing protein — MKWLFSILIALASAASASDEVFKRGPFEVRVTPFPSTFLTPDIASTYGLVRSETQALLNLSVYDTRLQSAVKTVPARISGSHQNLLGQAFDLTFQTIDEGDAIYYLAPFRISDDEIMRFTIEVTPDGSNQAIDLTFNQTFYRQ, encoded by the coding sequence ATGAAATGGTTATTCAGCATCCTAATCGCACTGGCAAGCGCCGCCAGTGCCAGCGATGAGGTGTTCAAGCGCGGCCCCTTCGAGGTCCGCGTGACACCCTTCCCATCGACCTTCCTGACCCCGGACATCGCCAGCACCTATGGTTTGGTGCGATCGGAAACCCAGGCGCTGTTAAACCTGTCGGTCTACGACACCCGCCTGCAAAGCGCGGTCAAAACCGTGCCGGCGCGCATCAGCGGCAGCCACCAAAATTTGCTGGGTCAGGCCTTTGATTTGACCTTCCAGACCATCGATGAGGGCGATGCGATTTATTACCTGGCGCCGTTTCGTATCAGCGACGACGAAATCATGCGCTTTACCATCGAAGTGACTCCGGACGGCAGCAACCAAGCGATCGACCTGACATTCAACCAAACCTTTTACCGCCAATGA
- the rpoH gene encoding RNA polymerase sigma factor RpoH, producing MATKSLAPINSMVPGQNLDAYIQSCSAISILTADQERELADRLYYEEDVEAARQLVMSHLRFVIHIARSYSGYGLPQADLIQEGNVGLMKAVRRFNPEMGVRLVSFAVHWIKAEMHEYILRNWRIVKVATTKSQRKMFFNLRGQKKKLAWFTAAEVNSVAEDLGVTPEVVRQMEGRLTSIDMSFDGYDDDDDGPALAPAQYLEDKMSDPAGLVMSADRALDSREKLHGALRALDDRSQDIITQRWLLDQKSTLHELAETYGVSAERIRQLEKNAMKKIRDAMGEDFLAA from the coding sequence ATGGCTACTAAAAGTCTAGCGCCGATCAACTCCATGGTTCCGGGTCAAAACCTGGACGCCTACATCCAATCCTGCAGCGCGATCTCTATTTTGACGGCTGATCAGGAACGTGAACTGGCTGACCGTCTTTACTACGAAGAAGACGTCGAAGCTGCGCGCCAGTTGGTCATGTCGCACCTGCGCTTCGTGATCCACATTGCGCGCTCCTACTCGGGTTACGGCTTGCCCCAGGCCGACCTGATCCAAGAAGGCAACGTTGGCTTGATGAAAGCCGTGCGCCGCTTTAACCCCGAAATGGGTGTGCGGCTGGTGTCATTCGCGGTCCATTGGATCAAAGCGGAAATGCACGAATACATTTTGCGTAACTGGCGCATCGTTAAGGTCGCGACCACCAAGTCCCAGCGTAAAATGTTCTTTAATCTGCGTGGCCAAAAGAAAAAACTGGCGTGGTTTACCGCGGCTGAAGTTAACTCAGTCGCCGAAGACTTGGGCGTAACGCCCGAAGTCGTGCGCCAAATGGAAGGCCGTCTGACCAGCATTGATATGTCGTTTGATGGCTACGATGACGACGACGACGGCCCGGCGTTGGCACCGGCCCAGTACTTAGAAGACAAAATGTCGGACCCTGCCGGTCTGGTGATGTCGGCTGACCGAGCGCTGGATAGCCGCGAAAAACTGCACGGTGCACTGCGTGCGTTAGATGATCGTTCACAGGACATCATCACCCAACGTTGGTTGCTGGACCAGAAATCGACCTTGCACGAGCTTGCGGAGACCTACGGCGTTAGTGCCGAGCGAATTCGTCAGCTTGAAAAGAACGCCATGAAAAAAATTCGCGACGCCATGGGCGAAGACTTCTTAGCGGCGTAA
- the metX gene encoding homoserine O-succinyltransferase MetX, protein MLLSTPFDLHFDTPLELVKGARLDSYDLRVETYGELNAACDNAVLICHALSGDHHAAGRHHPDDAKPGWWDAYIGPGKPIDTDRFYVVSLNNLGGCGGSSGPTTHNPATGALWGPDFPDVCVRDWVTSQARLADRLGIQQWAAVIGGSLGGMQALQWSIQYPDRLRHALVIAAAPKLSTQNIAFNEIARQAITRDPEFFDGRYVEQAAVPRAGLGLARMIGHVTYLSDAGLGSKFGRARQHGADQLFQIESYLRYQGEAFTNRFDANTYVLMTRALDEFDPAGERTLAEVLAAATCHFQVISFSSDWRFTPERSEELVRALVDADKSVNYCCIPTEHGHDGFLLPHPQYEGMVREYLARIEVSA, encoded by the coding sequence ATGCTGCTGTCCACCCCGTTTGACCTGCATTTCGACACGCCACTGGAGTTGGTCAAGGGCGCGCGCCTGGACAGTTACGACCTGCGCGTCGAGACCTACGGCGAACTGAATGCCGCTTGCGACAACGCGGTGCTGATTTGCCACGCCCTAAGTGGCGATCACCATGCCGCCGGGCGCCACCACCCCGACGACGCCAAACCGGGCTGGTGGGATGCCTACATTGGGCCGGGCAAACCGATCGATACCGACCGATTTTACGTGGTGTCACTGAACAACCTTGGCGGGTGCGGTGGCTCCAGCGGGCCGACCACCCATAACCCGGCGACCGGCGCCCTGTGGGGACCTGATTTCCCCGACGTCTGTGTGCGCGACTGGGTCACCAGCCAAGCGCGGCTAGCGGATCGACTGGGCATCCAGCAATGGGCCGCGGTCATCGGCGGCAGCTTAGGCGGCATGCAAGCCCTGCAATGGTCGATTCAGTACCCCGATCGGCTGCGCCATGCCTTGGTCATTGCCGCGGCCCCCAAGCTGAGCACGCAAAACATCGCGTTCAACGAAATCGCCCGCCAGGCGATCACCCGGGATCCCGAATTTTTCGACGGTCGCTACGTCGAGCAAGCCGCGGTGCCGCGGGCTGGGCTGGGTTTAGCTCGCATGATCGGGCACGTCACCTACCTCTCCGATGCCGGCCTGGGCAGTAAGTTCGGCCGCGCACGCCAGCACGGCGCCGATCAGCTGTTCCAAATCGAAAGCTACCTGCGTTACCAAGGCGAGGCCTTTACCAACCGCTTTGACGCCAACACCTATGTATTGATGACGCGCGCGTTGGACGAATTTGACCCCGCCGGGGAACGCACCTTGGCCGAGGTATTGGCGGCGGCGACCTGCCACTTCCAAGTCATCAGTTTTTCCAGCGACTGGCGCTTTACGCCCGAACGCAGCGAAGAGTTAGTGCGCGCGCTGGTCGACGCCGACAAGTCGGTGAATTACTGCTGCATTCCAACCGAGCACGGCCACGACGGCTTTTTGCTGCCGCACCCCCAATACGAGGGCATGGTGCGCGAGTACCTGGCCCGGATCGAGGTCAGCGCATGA
- a CDS encoding YheT family hydrolase, producing the protein MSFRPAWWLANPHLQSIIPTRLRRIDLPGRARAIVRTRDQDELLVEQLDTGNGPLVILLHGLGGCASSLYVTGMQSAFHQAGYNTWAWNARGAVRPNLRPDTYHGGRFADVADLVDSAGQRPVALVGFSLGAAMLINLVGRPAACPSTVKAAVAISCPFGFVKNAAHLDGPSTWLYRRYLLGRLRRMTQRKRNWAVSQGLDWARRLPDDAELARLTRFADFDDRITAPLNGFADATDLYRQVDPDQVVSAIQTPTLVVQADDDPLFTAPLEPTGIRPKSLTLELTSGGGHVGFVQGRWPWSAEFYAQTRALEFVRAQMERT; encoded by the coding sequence ATGAGCTTTCGCCCGGCGTGGTGGCTTGCCAATCCGCACCTGCAATCAATTATTCCAACACGATTACGGCGGATCGACCTGCCGGGGCGCGCCCGCGCCATTGTTCGGACCCGCGACCAGGACGAGCTGCTGGTCGAGCAGCTCGACACCGGCAACGGCCCGCTGGTAATACTGCTGCACGGCCTTGGTGGCTGTGCCAGCAGCCTGTACGTCACGGGCATGCAGTCTGCGTTTCACCAGGCCGGCTACAACACCTGGGCATGGAACGCGCGCGGTGCGGTGCGACCCAACCTGCGCCCGGACACTTACCACGGCGGTCGCTTCGCCGATGTCGCCGACCTCGTCGACAGTGCCGGTCAGCGCCCGGTCGCGCTGGTGGGGTTTAGCCTGGGCGCGGCCATGCTGATTAATTTGGTCGGCCGCCCTGCGGCTTGCCCAAGCACGGTCAAAGCTGCGGTCGCCATCAGCTGCCCCTTTGGCTTTGTCAAAAACGCCGCGCACCTGGATGGCCCCTCAACCTGGTTGTACCGCCGCTACTTGCTTGGGCGGCTGCGCCGGATGACCCAGCGCAAGCGCAACTGGGCCGTCAGCCAAGGCCTGGACTGGGCTCGGCGCCTGCCCGATGACGCTGAGCTGGCACGTCTGACCCGCTTTGCCGACTTTGACGATCGAATCACAGCGCCCCTGAACGGCTTCGCCGATGCCACGGACCTGTACCGCCAGGTCGATCCGGATCAAGTCGTCAGCGCCATCCAGACCCCGACCCTGGTCGTGCAAGCCGATGATGACCCGCTGTTCACCGCGCCACTTGAACCCACCGGCATACGGCCAAAGTCGTTGACGCTGGAATTGACCTCGGGCGGGGGCCATGTAGGCTTCGTACAAGGCCGTTGGCCATGGAGCGCCGAGTTTTACGCACAAACTCGGGCATTAGAATTTGTCCGCGCACAGATGGAGCGAACATGA